In Rhodoferax koreense, a genomic segment contains:
- a CDS encoding flagellar basal body protein — protein sequence MTTISSVSAISMSGMQAAETRLQASAHNIANSATEGFHRQEVVQAAEAGGGVQTQVARAPSPGDAPIADALDQIAARQDFLANLSVFKTGNQMLGRLLDAKA from the coding sequence ATGACGACCATTTCATCCGTTTCCGCGATCTCGATGTCCGGCATGCAGGCTGCGGAGACACGCCTGCAGGCGTCGGCGCACAACATCGCCAACAGCGCCACCGAGGGCTTTCACCGGCAGGAAGTGGTCCAGGCCGCCGAGGCCGGCGGCGGCGTCCAAACGCAGGTCGCGCGTGCCCCCTCCCCCGGTGATGCACCCATTGCGGATGCGCTGGACCAGATCGCCGCCAGGCAGGACTTCCTGGCCAACCTGTCCGTCTTCAAAACCGGCAACCAGATGCTCGGCCGCCTGCTGGACGCCAAAGCCTGA
- a CDS encoding urease accessory protein UreD — translation MAWHARLQLDYLFERERSVARHLHSGPLRILQSLYPEGDAVCHNVLVHPPGGLVGGDRLDLQVSAGPGAHGLITTPGATRFYRSAGELALQQTQIRLAPEARLEWLPAEALCYNECRAENHIVFDLAPGAELIGWDVTALGLPNAGQPFERGQIVQHLEMPGVWLERGRIDAADHRLMNSPLGLNGQRCTASLFFLAGSPLERHRRQQALDMAREVIEASALKDTVGATSPNPQVVMVRALAPLVEPAMQLMQRVWAAWRGHFWNKPAVKPRIWAM, via the coding sequence ATGGCGTGGCACGCCCGGCTGCAGCTGGACTACCTTTTCGAGCGCGAACGCAGCGTCGCGCGCCACCTGCACAGCGGCCCGCTGCGCATCCTGCAAAGCCTGTACCCCGAAGGTGACGCGGTGTGCCACAACGTGCTGGTGCATCCGCCGGGTGGCCTGGTCGGCGGCGATCGGCTCGACCTGCAGGTCAGCGCCGGCCCGGGCGCCCATGGCCTGATCACCACCCCCGGGGCCACGCGCTTCTACCGCTCGGCCGGTGAGCTGGCGCTGCAGCAGACGCAGATCCGGCTTGCCCCCGAGGCCCGGCTCGAATGGCTGCCGGCCGAGGCGCTGTGCTACAACGAATGCCGCGCCGAGAACCACATTGTGTTCGACCTCGCGCCCGGTGCCGAACTCATTGGCTGGGACGTGACCGCGCTCGGCCTGCCCAATGCCGGCCAGCCGTTCGAACGCGGCCAGATCGTGCAGCACCTGGAGATGCCCGGCGTCTGGCTGGAACGCGGCCGCATCGATGCTGCGGATCATCGCTTGATGAACAGCCCGCTGGGCCTGAACGGCCAGCGCTGCACGGCCTCGCTGTTCTTCCTGGCCGGCAGCCCTTTGGAACGCCACCGCCGCCAGCAGGCGCTGGACATGGCGCGCGAAGTCATCGAAGCAAGCGCGTTGAAGGACACGGTCGGCGCGACCAGCCCGAATCCCCAGGTGGTGATGGTGCGCGCCCTGGCCCCGCTGGTGGAGCCGGCGATGCAGCTCATGCAGCGGGTCTGGGCCGCATGGCGCGGGCACTTCTGGAACAAGCCAGCCGTGAAGCCCCGGATCTGGGCGATGTAG
- a CDS encoding adenylate/guanylate cyclase domain-containing protein, giving the protein MNNDHGTQALSRLQALIARETGAPLGSAAEAEAAALLAEVAGTAGAPASPAVPASGGALGVQQREVTILVADLRGFVALTATHPAGTIVTMLNLCLERMSEVIFRNQGTVDKFSGDSITVLFGAPVSREDDVLRAMVCAVEMQLAMRELNDQYQRGRMPELYMGIGLNTGTVMAGRFGSESFSQYTVIGNEVSLASRIEAFSLRGQVLISESTYQRGGRSVLVTEPREVFVAGKMHPVKVRELIAIPARHLKVPRQEFRRSHRAEVRIPCNLQLVEGNEVLPSPLKANILDIGYHGVLLELDFPIEIGLEVKLNFDMTLVDYPATDIFAKVMKIKREGGRLLAGLEFTSLSSETNTKLQMFVQILVGSQ; this is encoded by the coding sequence ATGAACAACGACCATGGGACACAGGCGCTGAGCCGCCTGCAAGCGCTGATTGCCCGGGAAACCGGCGCGCCACTGGGCTCGGCGGCGGAGGCCGAGGCCGCGGCGCTGCTGGCCGAGGTCGCCGGGACGGCTGGCGCCCCGGCTTCGCCCGCCGTGCCCGCCAGCGGCGGGGCGCTGGGCGTGCAGCAGCGCGAGGTGACCATCCTGGTGGCCGACCTGCGCGGCTTCGTGGCCCTCACCGCCACGCACCCGGCCGGCACCATCGTCACCATGCTCAACCTGTGCCTGGAGCGCATGAGCGAGGTGATCTTCCGCAACCAGGGCACGGTCGACAAGTTCTCCGGCGACTCGATCACCGTGCTGTTCGGCGCGCCGGTCAGCCGCGAGGACGACGTGCTGCGCGCCATGGTCTGCGCCGTGGAGATGCAGCTGGCCATGCGCGAGCTCAACGACCAATACCAGCGCGGCCGCATGCCCGAGCTGTACATGGGCATCGGGCTCAACACCGGCACGGTGATGGCGGGGCGCTTCGGTTCCGAGTCGTTCTCTCAATACACGGTGATCGGCAACGAGGTCAGCCTGGCCTCGCGCATCGAGGCCTTCAGCCTGCGCGGCCAGGTGTTGATCAGCGAAAGCACCTACCAGCGCGGCGGACGCTCGGTGCTCGTGACCGAACCGCGCGAGGTCTTCGTGGCCGGCAAGATGCATCCGGTGAAGGTGCGCGAGCTCATCGCCATACCGGCACGCCACCTCAAGGTGCCGCGCCAGGAGTTCCGCCGCAGCCACCGCGCCGAGGTGCGCATCCCGTGCAACCTGCAACTGGTCGAAGGCAACGAGGTGCTGCCGAGCCCGCTCAAGGCCAACATCCTCGACATCGGCTACCACGGCGTGCTGCTCGAGCTCGACTTCCCGATCGAAATCGGGCTCGAGGTGAAGCTCAATTTCGACATGACGCTGGTCGACTACCCGGCCACCGACATCTTCGCCAAGGTGATGAAGATCAAGCGCGAAGGCGGGCGGCTGCTGGCCGGTCTGGAGTTCACTTCGCTGAGTTCGGAGACCAACACCAAGCTTCAGATGTTCGTGCAGATCCTGGTCGGAAGCCAGTAG
- the alaC gene encoding alanine transaminase: MTASSAGKRRFARIDRLPPYVFNITAELKLAARRRGEDIIDMSMGNPDGATPAHIVAKLTEVAQRPDTHGYSASKGIPRLRRAISKWYKDRYAVDIDPDTEAIVTIGSKEGLAHLMLATLDRGDTVLVPDPSYPIHIYGAVIAGADIRSVPLVPGVDFFAELERAIRGSYPKPKMMVLGFPSNPTAQCVELDFFERVVALAKKHDIFVVHDLAYADIVFDGWKAPSIMQVPGAKDIAVEFFTLSKSYNMAGWRVGFMVGNPDLVAALARIKSYHDYGTFTPLQVAAIAALEGDQQCVKDIAAQYQARRDVLYKGLIEAGWMVENPKASMYIWARIPEAYRALGSLEFAKRLLERAKVCVSPGIGFGDHGDDHVRFALIENEARIRQAVRGIKAMFKADGVAA, translated from the coding sequence ATGACAGCATCATCCGCTGGCAAGCGCCGTTTCGCGCGCATCGACCGCCTGCCCCCCTACGTCTTCAACATCACGGCCGAACTCAAGCTGGCCGCGCGCCGCCGTGGCGAGGACATCATCGACATGAGCATGGGCAACCCCGACGGCGCGACCCCCGCGCACATCGTGGCCAAGCTCACCGAGGTCGCGCAGCGGCCCGACACCCACGGCTATTCGGCGAGCAAGGGCATCCCGCGGCTGCGCCGCGCCATCAGCAAGTGGTACAAGGATCGGTATGCGGTGGACATCGACCCGGACACCGAGGCCATCGTCACCATCGGCTCCAAGGAAGGCCTGGCGCATCTGATGCTGGCGACGCTGGACCGCGGCGACACGGTGCTCGTGCCCGACCCGAGCTACCCGATCCACATCTACGGCGCGGTGATCGCCGGTGCCGACATCCGCTCCGTGCCGCTGGTGCCGGGCGTCGATTTCTTTGCCGAACTCGAGCGCGCCATCCGCGGCAGCTATCCCAAGCCGAAGATGATGGTGCTGGGCTTCCCGAGCAACCCGACGGCGCAATGCGTGGAACTCGACTTCTTCGAACGCGTGGTGGCGCTGGCGAAGAAGCACGACATCTTCGTGGTGCACGACCTGGCCTATGCCGACATCGTGTTCGACGGCTGGAAGGCGCCGAGCATCATGCAGGTGCCGGGTGCCAAGGACATCGCGGTCGAGTTCTTCACTTTGTCCAAGAGCTACAACATGGCCGGTTGGCGCGTCGGCTTCATGGTCGGCAACCCGGACCTCGTGGCCGCGCTGGCCCGCATCAAGAGTTACCACGACTACGGTACCTTCACGCCGCTGCAGGTGGCGGCCATCGCCGCGCTTGAAGGCGACCAGCAATGTGTGAAGGACATCGCCGCCCAGTACCAGGCGCGGCGCGACGTGCTCTACAAGGGCCTGATCGAGGCCGGCTGGATGGTGGAAAACCCCAAGGCCTCGATGTACATCTGGGCGCGCATCCCCGAAGCCTACCGGGCGCTGGGCTCGCTCGAATTCGCCAAGCGGCTGCTGGAGCGCGCCAAGGTCTGCGTGTCGCCGGGCATCGGCTTCGGCGACCACGGCGACGATCACGTGCGGTTTGCGCTCATCGAGAACGAGGCGCGCATCCGCCAGGCCGTGCGTGGCATCAAGGCCATGTTCAAGGCGGATGGCGTGGCCGCTTGA